ACGAATCGCACGATGCGCCAGACCGATCAGGCTTTTTAGGTCCGTTCGCTGTTCGGCGAGAAACTCTTTGATCCCCGCAACCACCCGCGCCGGAGTCATCGGGTCGTGGAAGGTGCCCGTGCCGATAGCGACGGCCGAAGCCCCGGCCATCATGAACTCGATCGCATCGGCCGCCGTGGCGATTCCCCCGATTCCGATCAAAGGCAGGGAGACTTTCCGGTAGACCTGCCAGACCATTCGTAAAGCCACCGGCTTAATAGCCGGGCCCGATAGACCGCCCACCACATTGGCCAGGACCGGCCGGCCTTTTCGGATATCAATGGCCATCCCCAGCAACGTATTGATAAGGCTGAGGCAATCGGCACCCGCCTCCTCCACCCGCTGGGCAATGAGCGTCACATCGGTGACGTTCGGCGAAAGCTTTACAATCAAAGGTTTCCGGGTCGCCCGACGCACTTCCCGGGTAACCCGGTAGGCCGTCTCGGGATCAGTTCCGAAAGCCATGCCGCCTTCTTTCACATTCGGACAGGAAATATTCAATTCAAAACCGGAGATCTCCGAATAATCCGTCAATCGCTCGACGACCCCCACATAATCGGGGATAGTCTTTCCAACCACATTGACAATGACTGGGGTTTGAAAAGGCCGCAAAAACGGGATAGCCTCCCGGATGAACGCCTCAACCCCGGGATTTTGCAAACCGATGGCGTTCAACATTCCAGCGGGAGTTTCATAGACCCGGGGCGGCGGATTCCCCGGCCAAGGCTCCAGGGAGACTCCTTTGGTCACCACCGCTCCAAACGTATCCGGAGCGAAAAACGGCAGATATTCGCGGCCGTAACCGTAAGTTCCGGAAGCTGGCAACACCGGATTTCTTAGTGTCAACCCAGCCAGCCGGATTTCCAGCGAAGGTTCGTTCATTCCAAATCCACCTCATCCATGGCGAAAACCGGGCCATCCACACATACCCGGCGATAACCTGCCTTGTGTTTACAGACGCAACCCAGGCATGCCCCTACTCCGCAGGCCATATAGGACTCCAACGACAATTGCCCGGCGATCCCGCGCTCCAGCGCCACTTGGCGCACTGCTTTCAACATCGGAGTCGGACCGCAGGCCACCATAAAATCGTAATCTTTCTGGCGCAGTTGCGCCTCAAGAACGGCGGTAACCAGCCCCTTCCGGCCATAGCTTCCGTCTTCCGTGACGGAGTGGACCCGTATATCCGCCGCTTCCCACTGCTCCAGCACCAAGAGATCGCGCTGCGTCCGCCCGCCGTAAAAGAGCTCCACCCGAAGCCCCGGCCGAGCGCGCCGCAACTCCTCCGCCAGGCAGAAAAGGGGCGGCATGCCGACCCCGCCGGCGACCAGAGCCAAGCTTTGCGCCGCATCGGGGATGGCAAAACCATTGCCAAGGGGTCCCCAGATCTTCATCAACATTCCGCGCTGCTTCGCCGCCAATTGCGCGGTACCTCGCCCGACTGCTTTAAAAATCATGCTGACGCTTCCGCCATTCCGGTCGATCCGGTAGAGGCTGATGGGACGAGCCAGCAACGGATCGAGGCTGCCGTCATCTCCGGCCCGGACCTGGATGAACTGCCCCGGTCTGGCCTCAGCGGCTAAGCCCGGCGCCAGTAGGTCCAGGCGATAATATCCCGGGGCTAAGATTTTCATTTCTTGAACTAATGCTTCCTGCTGAATCATGATGCCCCCGTCTCAAATGACTTGGCGATAGCGGTAATCCCGAAAATCTTGAATCGGAATCGCCGAATCCGGTTCCCATCCTTCTTCCAACGCCAGCAATACATGCAGAAAAGCAGTGACCGTATCCAAAGACGTCAGACAAGGAATATTATGTTCCACTGAGGCCCGGCGAATTTTAAAGCCATCCCGTTCGGGCGCTTTCCCGCGGGTGATCGTATTGACCAGCAGCTGCACCTCGCCACGTTTGATGGCGTCGAGAATGTTCGGCGACTCCTCATCGATCTTATTCAACTTCGTGACCGGAACGCCGCGCACCCGCAGATAAGCGGCGGTACCCATCGTCGCCAGGATGCGGAAGCCCCTTTCGGAGAGTCTTTTGAGCAATGGCAGCGCTTCGGCTTTATCCCGGTCCGACAAGGTGGCCAGTATCGTGCCACCCCGGGGCAGATTGTAACCGGCTGCGACAAATGCCTTATACAGAGCCCCGGCATAAGTCCGGTCAACTCCCATCACTTCCCCGGTGGATTTCATCTCCGGACCCAACGAAATATCGACTTGGGTTAGTTTCGAAAAGGAGAAAACGGGCGCTTTCACCGCAATCAGCTTGGGCTCCGGCCACATGCCCCCGGCATAACCTTGGTCATGCAACGTTTGATGGAGAATCGCCCGGGTGGCTACTTGGACCATGGGGATTCCGGTAATCTTGCTCATAAACGGCACCGTCCGGCTCGACCGGGGATTAACCTCGATACAATACACCTCGTCGTCAGAGAGGACGAACTGAATATTAATCAATCCGACCACTTTTAAAGCCTTCGCCAATCGCAAAGTGTAGCTTAAAATCTTTTCCTTCTCGCCCATGCTCAGATGTTGGCTGGGATAGATGGCAATGGAATCTCCGGAGTGGACTCCGGCCCGTTCCAGATGCTCCATAATCCCCGGTATCAACACGTTCTCTCCGTCACAGATGGCGTCGACCTCACATTCCCGGCCCGAGACATAGCGATCGACCAGGACCGGGTGTTCGGGAGCGGCTTTCACGGCAGAGGTCAAGTAATTGCGAAGCTCGTCGAAGTTATAGACGATCTCCATCGCCCGTCCGCCCAAGACGTAAGAAGGCCGTACCAATACCGGAAAACCAATCTCCTTGGCCACTTCCAGCGCTTCCTCCATCGAAACGACCGTTCGCCCCGCCGGCTTGGGAATCCCTAGATCCAGCAACAACTTGTCGAACCGTTTACGATCCTCCGCCAAGTCAATGGAATCAACGGAGGTTCCGAGGATCCGAATTCCCGCCTGTTCCAGCTTGGCAGCGAGATTGATGGCGGTCTGCCCGCCAAACTGCACAATGACGCCCTCCGGTTGTTCCAACTCCAAGATATGCAGCACGTCTTCCACGGTTAACGGCTCAAAATACAACCGGTCGCCGGTGTCAAAGTCCGTGCTGACCGTCTCCGGATTATTGTTGATGATAATCGCTTCGATGCCGGCATCTTTCAACGCCCATACCGAATGGACGCTACAATAATCAAATTCGATACCCTGGCCGATCCGGATCGGTCCGGACCCGATGACGGCAATCTTGCGTTTCCCAGTGGGAACGGCTTCGTTTTCCCGTTCGTAGCAGGAATAAAAGTACGGCGTAGCCGCCTCGAATTCTGCCGCGCAAGTATCCACCATTTTATAGACCGGGCGCAACTTGTGTTCATAGCGGAACTGACGAACCTCTTCCTCCCGGGATCCAGTGAGCCTGGCAATTTCGCGGTCGGAGAAGCCCAAGCGCTTGGCCGCGGTCAAAACTTCCGGATCGCGGTAGCCGACGGCGCTCAACTGCTTCTCGGTATTAACGATATTCAATAGCTTTTGCAGGAAGAACCGATCCACTTGCGTGCGCCCGTTTAAATCGTCGATGGAATAACCGCGCCGTAAGCATTCGACGAGGAAGAAAAGGCGCCGGTCGTCCGCTGCGACGATAGCGTGCTCCAGTTCTTCGCGGCTCAACTCCGCCGCTCCCGGCAATGCCAAACCGTACTGGCCAATCTCCAGGGAGCGAATCGCCTTCAATAGAGCGGGTTCCAGTGAGCGGTCAATTGCCATAACCTCGCCGGTCGCCTTCATTTGAGTGTTGAGCGTACGGTCGGCTAGGTTGAACTTGTCAAACGGCCAGCGGGGTATCTTCATCACTACATAGTCCAAGGCCGGTTCGAACGAGGCGTAGGTCTTGCCGGTGACGGCATTTTTAATCTCGTCGAGATGGAGCCCGATGGCAATCTTCGCGGCGACCTTGGCGATGGGGTAGCCGGTGGCTTTGGAAGCCAAGGCGCTCGACCGGCTGACCCGCGGGTTGACCTCAATGACATAATACTGGAAGCTGTGCGGATCGAGCGCATACTGGACGTTACAGCCGCCCTCGATTCCCAGCGCGCGAATGATCTTCAGCGACGCCGCCCGGAGCATTTGATACTCCCGGTCGGCCAATGTTTGGCTGGGTGCCACCACGATGCTGTCCCCAGTATGAATCCCCACCGGGTCGAGGTTCTCCATATTACATACCGTAATACAACTATTGTTGGCATCCCGCATTACTTCGTATTCGATCTCTTTAAACCCGGCCACTGACTGCTCCAGCAACACTTGCGTGATGGGACTCAACGTCAAGCCGCGGACCACAATCTCCTCCAGCTCGGTCCGGTCATGGGCGATCCCGCCGCCGGTCCCGCCCATGGTATAGGCGGGCCGGATAATCAGCGGATACCCCACCTTGGCTGCAAAAATTAATGCCTCTTCCAGCTTTGAAATAATGGCGCTTTCCGGAATCGGTTCGCCGATTTCCAGCATCGTCTGTTTAAAAAGCTGGCGATCTTCCGCTTTCTTAATCGCCGTCAAAGGGGTTCCCAACAGCCGGACTTTAAACTCATCCAAAATACCGGCTTCCGCCAGCTTAACCGCCATATTCAAACCGACTTGCCCGCCCAGCGTGGGCAATAAGCCGTCGGGACGTTCCTTCGCAATGATTTGGCGCAACGAATCCACCGTCAGCGGTTCGATATACACGCGATCGGCCATATTGGAGTCGGTCATGATCGTGGCCGGATTCGAATTCACCAGCACAACCGAGAGCCCTTCTTCCTTTAAGGAACGGCAGGCTTGAGTACCGGCATAATCGAACTCAGCCGCCTGACCGATGATAATCGGGCCTGAACCGATAACCATTACTTTCTTGAGAGATTGATCCAAAGGCATGGTTTCACCCACTTGAAAAATATTCGTATTCAACCGTCGATAGCGAATCGACCCAAGGTTTGCTTCTCGAAAAATGAATAATTATAAATAGGAAACGAATTCGTCGAATAAATATTCAGAATCGGTCGGTCCGGGCGCCGCTTCCGGATGATATTGCACCGAGAAGATCGGCAGCTTGCGGTGGCGCAGACCTTCCACCGTACCGTCATTGACATTGATATGCGACACAATGGTCTCCGTCGGGTCGAGGGAATCGGCGCGGACCGCGAAACCGTGGTTCTGCGAAGTAATGGTGACCTTTCCGGTCAGCAAATTCTTGACCGGATGATTCCCGCCGCGATGTCCGAATTTCAATTTGTAGGTATCACCGCCCAGTGCCAAACCGATGATCTGGTGTCCCAGGCAAATTCCGAAAATCGGCAGTCTGCCTTGGAGTTCTTGGACCATTGTAACGGCGTACGGCACATCCTTGGGATCGCCGGGGCCGTTGGAAAGCATGACTCCGTTGGGTTTCATGCTCAAAATCTCTGTGCTGCGAGTATCACATGGCACCACCGTAACCCGGCAGCCATGCGCGGCCAGACGGCGAACGATGTTGCCTTTGGCGCCGAAATCCACCAGCACCACGTGCTTATCTCCTTCGCCCTCGCTATAGATTTGGTCGGTGGTAACGCCCTTGATAAAATCCTGCCCGGAAAGATCGGGGATTGCCGCCACCCGCTCCAAGAGCGCAGCCTCGGAATCATCGGCGGTGGTAATTAGACCTCGCATCGTCCCTTTGCTCCGCAATGTCTTGGTCAGCGAACGGGTATCGATTCCGGCGATACCGGGGATATCGTACTGTTTTAAAAAGGCGTCCAGGGTCAGCTCCGCCCGCCAATTACTCGGTTCCGGGCAATATTCCTTGACGATAAAGCCTCGGGCGTGCGGCCGCCGGGACTCAAAATCAAAGGGATTAATACCGTAATTTCCTATCAACGGATACGTCATGGTTACGATCTGGCCGCTGTAGGAGGGGTCGGTCAAGATCTCTTGATAGCCGGTCATTCCGGTGTTAAAAACCACTTCACCGCCGATCTCCCGAGCCGCTCCAAACGATTGTCCGGTATAGATGCTACCGTCTTCCAGTACCAAGCGAGCCTGTTTCATAGGCCAACCTCCACATTCAATCGAACTTGCCTTCCAAACTGTTCTGACATTCTGTCGCATTTATTGTAACATAAATATACATTATATTAAAATATTTATTCAACGAATTTTTGCCCGTCATACTTTAAAATTCCGTTAACCCAAACCGTTTCAACTCTCGCCTTTAATTTCCTGCCGATGAAAGGAGAATTTTTAGATTTCGATGCAATTTCTTCCGGCTTGACCACCCATTCCCACTCGGGGTCGACGATGATAAGGTCCGCCAGATCGCCGGGCTGCAGCCGGCCGGCGGGCAAGTTCAAGAGCCGGGCCGGGTTGACAGACAGCTTTTCGACTAATTGTTCCTTGGTCAGCCAACCTCCCAGCACCAATTCGGTCCAAGCGACGCTGAACGCCGTCTCCAAGCCGATCATCCCGGTGGGAGCCAGCGCGAACTCACGATGTTTTTCTTCCAAAGAGTGCGGCGCATGATCCGTGGCGATGACCTGGATTGTTCCATCTTGCAAACCCCGGCGGAGCGCTTCTCGGTGCTCCTCGCTCCGCAGTGGCGGGCTGACTCGGAAGGCGGTATCATAATTCTCCAGGGCTTGGTCGGTCAGGGTGAAATGATGCGGCGTCGCCTCGCCGCTGACGTTCAATCCGCGCCGCTTCGCCTCGGCCAACATTCCCACGCCTTTGGCAGTGCTGAGATGACAGAAATGAACCTTGCCGCCGGTATATTCGGCGATGAGTAGGTCACGGGCAATCATCACATCCTCGGCGAGGGCTGGAATTCCGGGTAGGCCCAGCACTGTTGACCAATAGCCTTCATGCATCACCCCGGCATCGGCCAGTTTCGGCTCCTCCTCGTGAAGCAACAGCGGCCGGTCGAACAAGGCTGCATACTCCAGCGCCGACCGAAGCACCGCCGGATTGGTCAACGTCTTGCCGTCATCCGAGAATGCGACCGCTCCGGCCTCGGCCATTTCGCCCATTTCCGCCAGTTCTTCACCCTTCAGGCCCTTGGTAATGGCGCCGATGGGATAAACCTTGGCCCAACCATTCTGACGCGCCTTGCTTAAAACGTATTCAATGACGACTGCGCCATCGGCCACCGGATTGGTATTCGCCATGCACGCCACGGCGGTAAATCCGCCTTTGACCGCCGCCCGGGTGCCGCTGGCGATGGTCTCTTCATCTTCGCGGCCGGGCTCCCGCAGATGACAATGCATATCGATCAGGCCCGGAAGCACCATTTTTCCTTCGGCTTGGATGATTACGGCATCCTCGACCGGCAACTCCTGTCCGACCGCGACCACTTGGCCCGCATCCAACAGCAGATCGCCGACTCCGGAGTACTCGCCCGCTGGATTGACAATCTCCCCGCCCTTAATGCAATATTTCATCTTTGTTGCCTCCTCCGGTTAACAGATATAAAAGCGCCATCCGGACCGCCACTCCGTTGGTGACCTGCTCGGTGATGACTGATTGATCGTGGACCGATACTTCTTCGCTGATCTCTACTCCGAGATTGGCCGGCCCGGGATGCATCACTAATAAATCGGGGCGGGCCTGTCTCAATCGGGATAAGTTGACTCCGAATAATTTGGAATACTCGCGCAATGTCGGAAAGTAAGCTTTGGTCTGCCGTTCCAGCTGAATCCGGAGAATATTGACCACGTCCGCGTCGCGTAATGCCTTGTCCAAATCCGTCTCGATGGTCACGCCAAATTCACCGATTCCTTTGGGAATCAAGGTCGGGGGGGCGACCACCGTAACCTTCGCGCCGAGCTTGGTCAAACCGTAAATATTGGACTTAGCTACCCGGCTATGCAGGATGTCTCCGACGATGACGACATTCAAACCGGCGATCCGGCCTTTCTTTTCCCGAATCGAATAGAGGTCCAGCAATCCTTGGGTGGGATGCTCATGCGCTCCATCTCCCGCGTTGATAACGTGAGCCGCTACCGAATCCGCAAGCAACCTGGGAGTACCGCCCAACGAGTGCCGGATGATGATTAAATCGACTCCCATCGCTTCCAGAGTTCTGGCAGTGTCCACAAAGCTCTCTCCCTTGGCCACGCTGCTAGAGGAGACTGTCAGGTTGACCAGGTCGGCGCTCATCCATTTGCCGGCAATCTCAAAGGAAGTCCGGGTCCGGGTACTCGGTTCGAAAAAGAGGGTTACAACCGTTTTGCCGCGCAAGGTCGGGACTTTTTTCAAATCCCGGCTAAAAATGTCCTTGCAGGCGGTGGCCGTGTCCAGAATCAGTTGAATCTGTTCGGCATTCAGTTCACGCAATCCCAATAGATCCTTGGGGAGTTTTGCCATTCCTTTTTCACTCCATTACTGATTAGATTCGTTTTTCCACTGCATTCCGGAGGATATAAAAAAATCCTCCGGCAAGGGGAGGATGAAACGCCTTTCGGGTCCTCCCTTCACCGTCTCGCGGGGCGGTTTTAAAGGGATTCGTCAGGTGGCGCGTCGTTTTCGGAAATTACCACACAATCTTCGCCATCGCTCTCTTTGAGCTTTACGTGAACTACTTCTCTGGTGGAAGTCGGTACGTTTTTGCCTACATAATCGGCTCGAATGGGTAGTTCCCGGTGACCCCGGTCAATCAGGACTCCCAACTGAATGCAAGATGCCCTGCCAAGATCCATTAATGCGTCGAGCGCCGCTCGGACGGTCCGGCCAGTGAATAAGACATCATCAATGAGAATAATCTTTTTATTATTGATCTTCACCGGAATCTCCGTCCGGTGCAATACCGGCTGGGATGAGATGAGCGACAAGTCGTCCCGGTAAAATGTGATATCCAACATGCCTACCGGAAGCGATACTCCCTCATGCTCCCGAATGAATTCCGCCAACCGGTTGGCCAACGGCACTCCCCGGGTGCGTATTCCCACCAGAATCAGGTCATCCGTTCCTTTATTGCGTTCCGTAATTTCATGCGAGAGGCGATACAGAGCGCGACGAATATTCTCTTCGTCCATTACCTGGGCTTTTATTTTTAACATGAGCGAGCCTCCTGACATTAAAAAACCTTCTTACGCAAGGCATAAGAAGGTTGATCGACAACTCAACATCAAAACCCCTTCCTAGCCTCACGGGACTAGCCTTAAAAGGTTTATCCTGATTTATTATAGATTAACAGAGCGGGCTCTTCCTGTCAATCGTTTCTTCAGACGATCCAGTAAACTTTTTATTACAAGGGCTAACTTGGTAAATGATTTTGATGATTATCAAGTTCGCTTCGCTTACTCCCGGATGGGATTGAGGGATAAATTATGCCGTCGAGTGATCCATCATGGCGGGCTCTCTACCGGATTCCTCGAGAATTGACCTTCACCCTCACAGATCCGTATGTACCCAATTGAGGCATGATTTGACGGTTTACTAGTAATTCTCGGCTTATCCACAGCCAAAATCATTAATCAGACTCAAGGATTTCATTTATCCACGGAAATAGATCATTTATTCACAAAAAGAGCTTGTTGAGCGATTGAAAGAGCTCTTTGATCCATAAAAAGTGATTAATGATTTACAAAACGATCTCTTTCAGCTCCTCAACAAGCTCACAACAGATTCATGATCATGTCAAAAAAGCTAAGATGTCGAACCATGTATATAGAAGTATAAGAAAATTGACTATCAAATTAATTCCGCAAAACAGGAGCAGTGAGATTTTGATGAGTAATCGTAACGGTAAGGCTGGAAGTCGATCATCAATAAAATATCACGAGGGCTGCCATAGACAGTCCTCATTCTGCATCGTATGTTATTTTAGCCAGGGCGGAATGATATCGTCATCATTGCCAATCGCATAAAAAAGAAAACCACTCAAGTGAGTGGCCTTAATAAATATAAATCTACGACCTAAAAACTAAGACTTGCAACTACGAAAGGAAGCCGGCATTTCCTTTACGCAGGGTGAGCGTTCTCTTGTCCGCCGACGTCTGCGTCAAGAAAAGCACTCCATCGCCCCTATCTCATAACCCGTACCAATAGGAACTATCCTTAGTATAATCTTTCTTTATCAAACAAGCAAAATCATTCTGAGTCCAAATCCGTCGAAATATTCCCTTGGGATCAATTTATTTCCAAAAAAGACGAAAAAAGAGACTTGCAGTAACCTTTTCTCCGGCTACCGCACTCGTTCCACGATACCTGTAACCTTTCAGCTACAAATACTCGTTACTCGTACTACGATAGCCTTTGACCGACTGCCATTGAAACTTGAAATCGGCTTGCAATCTCCCGATTATCAACGAACCAATTGCGCTTCAATAACAATCTGGGCTCAATTGCCATTCATGAGTTTTTTGACTCGAACAATCGCCTCGAACCAGATATCCCATTCACGGCAATCTGCTAAGAATGATATGAATCCGAGTCACATTTAGATCCATACCAATCTGTTAACGGCTCTTCAGAACTATAAACGAGCCGTTAACATTCTGAACCTCGGTCGCTGCAAATCTCCTCTATTATCATTGGCCTTTTCAAGGCCGATTATTCTTAGAAATATTATTAACCCCCAAGTAAATCAATGTTTATTTCCCTCGCTCCCATTGGGCACATTCATGTCGGAGTAAAGTTTACGCAATGCTTTCTTTTCGATGCGGGATACATACGACCGCGATATTCCCAAGAATTTGGATATTTCGCGCTGGGTTTTATTGATTCCGTCAATTAACCCATAACGCAGTTCAATGACTTTCTTTTCCCGTTTGGATAATTTATTTAGCCTTTCTTTCAGCTTTTCCTCCTCAAGCAATGTTTCGACTTGCTCTGGGACTACCTCCGAACCAGTATCCAGAATATCCAGCAGAGTAATCTCATTGCCTTCCTTATCGGAACCGATCGGATCGGAAAGCAAGATATCGTTCTTATTCTTTTTAATGGTCCGTAAGTGCATCAAAATCTCATTCTCGATGCAACGCGCCGCATACGTAGCCAATCGCGTATTGCGGTTCCTTTTGAAGGTAGCGATTCCTTTAATTAAACCAATCGTACCGATAGAGATCAGGTCATCGGTATCTTCGCCGGTACAATCGAATTTCTTGACAATGTGCGCGACGAGCCGAAGATTCCGTTCGATTAAGATATTTCTAGCTTCTTCATCTCCACTCTCCAAGCGGGCTAGCAAAACGCTTTCTTCTTCTTCGGTTAAAGGAAGTGGGAAAACATTATTGTTGGAGATATAGCCTAAAAGATAGAAGAAGCCAGCTACAACCATTCCGACCGCTGGCCCGAAGATGGGTACTTCCATCGAAACATGCCACCTCCACTGGATTTACCGGAATTATTCCGTTATAAATCCTATGTGAAAATGGCATCTTTAGTGCTAGTCTCTTATTTTGGTAACTTTCTCCATTATTTCCCTGAAGATCGGAGCAGCGGCTTTTCCGCCAGCCCCTCCTTGCTCGCAAAATACCACTGTTACATAACGCGGTTTAGAATAGGGTGCAAATCCTGCAAACCAGGCATTATCAGTGGCGTAGCCATCCTCGCCGGTTTGAGCGGTTCCGGTTTTTCCAGCCGCTTCACCGCCATATAGAGCTGCTTCTTTACCGGTGCCGAAGTCAACCACGGCCTTCATCATTCGCCGAATAATGGCGGTGGTCTCCGGTTTTAAGACGCGAACCGGCGGTTGAGGCTCCAACCATTTGATCTCCGAGTTTTCCCCGTCTTTCGTTCCCAATACCAGGCGAGGAATATTTCGAATTCCGCCGTTGGCAATGGTCTGAACCAGGGAAGCCACTTGCAGGGGAGTCGTCATTACTCCCTGTTGACCCAAAGCCATATTGGCTTGTTCGCCCGGAGACATTCCTAAGCCGCTCGGCAATTCACCCCACGCCTCATCCTTCAAGCCGATATTGCAAGGTTGCGCCAATCCGAGCCGGTCACCATATTGAAGAATGATTTCGGGCCCGAGGCGAAGGGCAATTTCAATAAAGATCGGGTTATAAGAGTAAGCCAAAGCTTCGGTTAATGAAAGCCGGCCAACATCCCCGGTTGGAAAATGCCAGCGGGCCATATCAGGGTAGGAATATGCCGTAAAGACTTCGTTTGGGTTCAATAATCCGCCGTCTATCCCGGCGCAGAGTGTGACTAACTTAAAAATCGAACCGGGGTTATAAGCCGCAATTGCCCGGTTCAGGAACGGGTTATTGGGATCGCTCAAACTTTCTTGAAGATTCGCGAAATTAACCATAGGGCGGCTGGCCATCGCCAATATCTGACCCGAATTGACATCCAGAACGACGATCGCTCCTTTTAATCTTTCGCGATCCATCACCGCTTCCGCAATTCGCTGAATTCGCTCATCTAAAGTTAGAATGACACCCGATTCGCTACTTGATTTTCGGAGGTTGCGGATACCCAGCCCTTGAAAAGGATGATGTTTTCCGTCGACAAACGCGACCAGAGAAGCCGTGCTCCGAGAGGCGGTTAAAAATG
This genomic stretch from Hydrogenispora ethanolica harbors:
- a CDS encoding dihydroorotate dehydrogenase, with amino-acid sequence MNEPSLEIRLAGLTLRNPVLPASGTYGYGREYLPFFAPDTFGAVVTKGVSLEPWPGNPPPRVYETPAGMLNAIGLQNPGVEAFIREAIPFLRPFQTPVIVNVVGKTIPDYVGVVERLTDYSEISGFELNISCPNVKEGGMAFGTDPETAYRVTREVRRATRKPLIVKLSPNVTDVTLIAQRVEEAGADCLSLINTLLGMAIDIRKGRPVLANVVGGLSGPAIKPVALRMVWQVYRKVSLPLIGIGGIATAADAIEFMMAGASAVAIGTGTFHDPMTPARVVAGIKEFLAEQRTDLKSLIGLAHRAIR
- a CDS encoding dihydroorotate dehydrogenase electron transfer subunit, producing MKILAPGYYRLDLLAPGLAAEARPGQFIQVRAGDDGSLDPLLARPISLYRIDRNGGSVSMIFKAVGRGTAQLAAKQRGMLMKIWGPLGNGFAIPDAAQSLALVAGGVGMPPLFCLAEELRRARPGLRVELFYGGRTQRDLLVLEQWEAADIRVHSVTEDGSYGRKGLVTAVLEAQLRQKDYDFMVACGPTPMLKAVRQVALERGIAGQLSLESYMACGVGACLGCVCKHKAGYRRVCVDGPVFAMDEVDLE
- the carB gene encoding carbamoyl-phosphate synthase large subunit, whose product is MPLDQSLKKVMVIGSGPIIIGQAAEFDYAGTQACRSLKEEGLSVVLVNSNPATIMTDSNMADRVYIEPLTVDSLRQIIAKERPDGLLPTLGGQVGLNMAVKLAEAGILDEFKVRLLGTPLTAIKKAEDRQLFKQTMLEIGEPIPESAIISKLEEALIFAAKVGYPLIIRPAYTMGGTGGGIAHDRTELEEIVVRGLTLSPITQVLLEQSVAGFKEIEYEVMRDANNSCITVCNMENLDPVGIHTGDSIVVAPSQTLADREYQMLRAASLKIIRALGIEGGCNVQYALDPHSFQYYVIEVNPRVSRSSALASKATGYPIAKVAAKIAIGLHLDEIKNAVTGKTYASFEPALDYVVMKIPRWPFDKFNLADRTLNTQMKATGEVMAIDRSLEPALLKAIRSLEIGQYGLALPGAAELSREELEHAIVAADDRRLFFLVECLRRGYSIDDLNGRTQVDRFFLQKLLNIVNTEKQLSAVGYRDPEVLTAAKRLGFSDREIARLTGSREEEVRQFRYEHKLRPVYKMVDTCAAEFEAATPYFYSCYERENEAVPTGKRKIAVIGSGPIRIGQGIEFDYCSVHSVWALKDAGIEAIIINNNPETVSTDFDTGDRLYFEPLTVEDVLHILELEQPEGVIVQFGGQTAINLAAKLEQAGIRILGTSVDSIDLAEDRKRFDKLLLDLGIPKPAGRTVVSMEEALEVAKEIGFPVLVRPSYVLGGRAMEIVYNFDELRNYLTSAVKAAPEHPVLVDRYVSGRECEVDAICDGENVLIPGIMEHLERAGVHSGDSIAIYPSQHLSMGEKEKILSYTLRLAKALKVVGLINIQFVLSDDEVYCIEVNPRSSRTVPFMSKITGIPMVQVATRAILHQTLHDQGYAGGMWPEPKLIAVKAPVFSFSKLTQVDISLGPEMKSTGEVMGVDRTYAGALYKAFVAAGYNLPRGGTILATLSDRDKAEALPLLKRLSERGFRILATMGTAAYLRVRGVPVTKLNKIDEESPNILDAIKRGEVQLLVNTITRGKAPERDGFKIRRASVEHNIPCLTSLDTVTAFLHVLLALEEGWEPDSAIPIQDFRDYRYRQVI
- the carA gene encoding glutamine-hydrolyzing carbamoyl-phosphate synthase small subunit; this encodes MKQARLVLEDGSIYTGQSFGAAREIGGEVVFNTGMTGYQEILTDPSYSGQIVTMTYPLIGNYGINPFDFESRRPHARGFIVKEYCPEPSNWRAELTLDAFLKQYDIPGIAGIDTRSLTKTLRSKGTMRGLITTADDSEAALLERVAAIPDLSGQDFIKGVTTDQIYSEGEGDKHVVLVDFGAKGNIVRRLAAHGCRVTVVPCDTRSTEILSMKPNGVMLSNGPGDPKDVPYAVTMVQELQGRLPIFGICLGHQIIGLALGGDTYKLKFGHRGGNHPVKNLLTGKVTITSQNHGFAVRADSLDPTETIVSHINVNDGTVEGLRHRKLPIFSVQYHPEAAPGPTDSEYLFDEFVSYL
- a CDS encoding dihydroorotase, with product MKYCIKGGEIVNPAGEYSGVGDLLLDAGQVVAVGQELPVEDAVIIQAEGKMVLPGLIDMHCHLREPGREDEETIASGTRAAVKGGFTAVACMANTNPVADGAVVIEYVLSKARQNGWAKVYPIGAITKGLKGEELAEMGEMAEAGAVAFSDDGKTLTNPAVLRSALEYAALFDRPLLLHEEEPKLADAGVMHEGYWSTVLGLPGIPALAEDVMIARDLLIAEYTGGKVHFCHLSTAKGVGMLAEAKRRGLNVSGEATPHHFTLTDQALENYDTAFRVSPPLRSEEHREALRRGLQDGTIQVIATDHAPHSLEEKHREFALAPTGMIGLETAFSVAWTELVLGGWLTKEQLVEKLSVNPARLLNLPAGRLQPGDLADLIIVDPEWEWVVKPEEIASKSKNSPFIGRKLKARVETVWVNGILKYDGQKFVE
- a CDS encoding aspartate carbamoyltransferase catalytic subunit, with product MAKLPKDLLGLRELNAEQIQLILDTATACKDIFSRDLKKVPTLRGKTVVTLFFEPSTRTRTSFEIAGKWMSADLVNLTVSSSSVAKGESFVDTARTLEAMGVDLIIIRHSLGGTPRLLADSVAAHVINAGDGAHEHPTQGLLDLYSIREKKGRIAGLNVVIVGDILHSRVAKSNIYGLTKLGAKVTVVAPPTLIPKGIGEFGVTIETDLDKALRDADVVNILRIQLERQTKAYFPTLREYSKLFGVNLSRLRQARPDLLVMHPGPANLGVEISEEVSVHDQSVITEQVTNGVAVRMALLYLLTGGGNKDEILH
- the pyrR gene encoding bifunctional pyr operon transcriptional regulator/uracil phosphoribosyltransferase PyrR, whose translation is MLKIKAQVMDEENIRRALYRLSHEITERNKGTDDLILVGIRTRGVPLANRLAEFIREHEGVSLPVGMLDITFYRDDLSLISSQPVLHRTEIPVKINNKKIILIDDVLFTGRTVRAALDALMDLGRASCIQLGVLIDRGHRELPIRADYVGKNVPTSTREVVHVKLKESDGEDCVVISENDAPPDESL